Proteins encoded together in one Bradyrhizobium sp. CB82 window:
- a CDS encoding FecR domain-containing protein — protein MKYAGNFDAALSLHGQGFHAPASGHVDAFSVSGHGQVPQGAYFVPDPNLLFHGEFKRTGVDLLLSNDGHEFVIHDYFKGEKRAAIASPDGAHLTGDIVNALAGNIQYAQAASGAATAQVIGHITKLTGSATAVRNGVSIILNNGDNVEKGDVLSTGSDSTLGVTFIDGTVFGLSSNARMVLNEMVYDPNGSSNSSLLSLVAGTITFVAGETAKHGDMKIDTPVATMGIRGTAVLTEISFSIPSGGGDPQPQANFQVLVEPDGTTGSYILFDKVTLLPIATVNQAGQMIQISGGNVSVTNALLSPDVQKLITDVFSLKFTDNNTNTKLTNNSTDSITQDANLVLIKTASGATAQATYVNTVSNGNNGQPTNTPDKPTSLSRVPGPPEARSLDSSGSVKTAFALTELGNKTGDTADLDVISGKITFFDFNVGDRPTVKVAFASFTYHDALNNDVTAGLSDLQKADIVATEARITVVPASANTNIGSAAWSYSVPDNAFDFLAAGETLTLTYRVRVDNNFAQDNQTAFIDITITVTGTNDLPVITSSVPTITFEGGTSVPGGPLTSEVPTAGTLTFTDVDLTDTHKVSVKLTGATLPDGGTVPPGPLAAFEKAMSVAIDTDSTGSGDGVIDWSLADLPVYLADFIPKGEVLTLTYTVTITDSQGATTTQTITVTIKGTDSPAVVWVATNAAGSPPGGFWKDAANWETGTVPTIDDDVIVITDQLHGLTPSYPVTIDEAAFAKSLTMNDFGGPPPEVINKSILTIAGALNLSADSILANSVGATISVGGKAEILDTSVLTNSGTLTLAGGGDFAVGASITNAGTIELTGGTLKTLAEVHDAGGTLKVDAGATLDIVGATIDSGKLIIGGTLVLEATSFLINGELDNSGVVTVMGTVAFDKETVDNDSIIEIKAGAKLTLDQWTTIANSSGTITVDDHGVLVLNQAEITGGKLNVSGTLSSNGTSTITNSFITNDNLIEAIGGLLALVATTPATITNAGTLQANGGELDVNGEAVTNTGTLAAINDGMLKLVSTTVTNTGATVSVDAGSRLDFVGATIDGGTLMLSGTLVSTGISAIDDADITNVGTIDVTGGTLTIDPLVQHTITNQHLITANGGELDVTGDLIVNTGMLEAINGGVLKLDTVKVTNTGGTVTVDGTSKLYLSGVEIDGGNLGNAGHLYSVTGSNTVTAGVTNTGTIEVQDGTLDLAGGLSGAGSLIIDNGATLELAGATAQTISFAGGTDTLQLDNVAGQSFTGTIAGQSTSGGTFTATGAGNITTASGDALDFTASGGTIDAPADIVLAPTGSLTGAANGIFVTQNGGGDISLGATRDITGLNGNGIWLRDSASGSGNITVTNLTGKATGTGAGSEGVLVENLNAANDGEITIKQLGGAAGGAYGIDATTHGDGDVSIEAGGNITGGAIYGIRARSYGTGSETVTTDAGSIVTSGSSGIVAVNRATSIDASEGSTITVNAYGTISSGSSLNQSGSAPAGIQVGYNGNPTGSLANTDVNGTVIVNNYANITAAAGFGIEAHNWGNGDVTVNDGAGTTVIAGDVGIRAQTLSGGAGDITVALGADASVTGTSSYGILAYSVDQGDIAVTMSNGDSIASGSSGIVAVNYATAIAGGVDSTIFVTAHGTIHSGSSLNNDETTPGGIIAGYKPEGTKEFSSAVNGDVTVESDATITADAGFGIEAFTWGVGDITVTTGETSSITAAGTAIGAFDHGGGDVSVTNEGSATGAVGLSALATGAGDITIVNDGDLTGTGAVGIVVKQDSTGATGSTLITNKGTVVGADGHAAIFVQQNATGAALIDNSGTIGPDNSSAVTSTTYAIVETGGHVTINNTGDINGNISVASTTFNNEAGGTWTVSGSSFFGTLSTFGNAGEIDLHDGASISGADGSAFVITNSGQIESWGSTSITGAIVNTGSIEIDSGTLTVFGSLSGSGSVTIDANATLDVKATVWQTLTFSGAGAELQIDTASFGGSVAGFAATDKLDLSTITFDGGTTASYDAETGNLVVSDAYGHSITVKLVGDYSNAHFAGSDDGTGHTLITLNAADDSNVNVWTGNVDQTWTVDGNWTLDRIPTATETAYVDSVQVVNLNLGDSGYTIGGLSLTYVTEVDITGTGYNPDEESVDSFFAVNGKLYNAGAIYVDKAIFLASQDVTNKGIIEADDPHAVLVLGGPSGGMIDNLGGQINAANGATIDLFNEIVNGGQINASDEGSIVVLNNATLNGTELNGDGQAMVEVIGDSTLDGTDSQVQVHQLGIGVHGTLVFDGNVTDDGSIDNQGTIIVETGATTITGDLTGLGAVQIMAASLELGGISDSAIQFVGSGVGTLHLDSTSHFTCTVTGFSYGDTIHLADIDTENVSFTNYDGALQVHYGSGDGDYFTITGGYDEAGFTKVDDGHGGTDLVWSHQSPVIDTTHFTHVHDEATNIDTVTGLSVSGSPTETYTVTAETEGAQEGTGVTPSSLDGVSLDQVNTALHSVTYDPGATPPDTDMIIFKVTDSLGASDTVNFIFDEGGSAPVTLTGTSSKDVIFATQSSDTLISGRGQDQFVFGPASTTDAVQHTAYGFDTTQDKIDLRQFDTINSVADLTITQQNADTLITLDDHETILLKNVVAGNLHAGDFIVTNHGTT, from the coding sequence TTGAAATACGCTGGCAATTTTGACGCCGCGCTCTCCTTGCATGGCCAGGGTTTCCACGCGCCTGCCAGTGGCCATGTCGACGCGTTTTCCGTCTCGGGACATGGGCAGGTGCCACAAGGCGCGTACTTTGTTCCCGATCCCAATCTCCTGTTCCATGGCGAGTTCAAGCGCACAGGTGTCGATCTCCTGCTGTCCAACGACGGACACGAGTTCGTCATTCACGATTACTTCAAGGGCGAGAAGCGCGCCGCGATCGCCTCGCCCGACGGCGCCCATCTCACCGGTGACATCGTCAACGCGCTCGCCGGCAACATCCAGTATGCGCAGGCGGCGTCCGGCGCCGCCACCGCGCAGGTCATCGGCCATATCACCAAGCTGACCGGCAGCGCGACCGCGGTCCGCAACGGCGTCTCGATCATCCTGAACAACGGCGACAACGTCGAGAAGGGCGACGTGCTCTCGACCGGGTCGGACTCGACCCTCGGCGTCACCTTCATTGATGGCACCGTCTTCGGCCTCTCGTCCAACGCGCGGATGGTGCTGAATGAGATGGTCTACGATCCCAACGGGTCGAGCAACTCCTCGCTGCTGAGCCTGGTCGCGGGCACCATCACTTTCGTCGCCGGCGAGACCGCCAAGCACGGCGACATGAAGATCGACACGCCGGTCGCCACCATGGGCATCCGCGGCACCGCTGTGCTGACGGAAATCAGCTTCTCGATTCCGTCGGGCGGCGGTGACCCGCAGCCGCAGGCGAATTTCCAGGTGCTGGTCGAGCCGGACGGCACCACCGGCTCCTACATCCTGTTCGACAAGGTCACGCTGCTGCCGATCGCCACCGTCAACCAGGCGGGGCAGATGATCCAGATCAGCGGCGGCAACGTCTCGGTCACCAACGCGCTGCTGTCGCCGGACGTGCAGAAACTGATCACGGACGTGTTCTCGCTGAAGTTCACGGACAACAATACCAACACCAAGCTGACGAACAACTCGACCGATTCGATCACGCAGGACGCCAATCTCGTGCTGATCAAGACGGCGAGCGGCGCGACGGCGCAGGCGACCTACGTCAATACGGTCAGTAACGGCAACAACGGGCAGCCGACGAACACCCCCGACAAGCCGACGTCCTTGAGCCGCGTTCCCGGCCCGCCGGAGGCGCGCAGCCTCGACTCGAGCGGCAGCGTGAAGACGGCGTTCGCTCTCACCGAGCTCGGCAACAAGACGGGTGATACCGCCGATCTCGACGTGATCAGCGGCAAGATCACGTTCTTCGACTTCAATGTCGGTGACCGCCCGACGGTGAAGGTGGCCTTCGCGTCCTTCACCTACCACGACGCCCTGAATAACGACGTCACTGCGGGATTGTCAGACCTGCAAAAGGCCGACATCGTCGCGACCGAGGCCAGGATCACCGTCGTTCCCGCATCCGCCAACACCAACATCGGCTCGGCGGCCTGGAGCTACAGCGTTCCGGACAACGCCTTCGACTTCCTTGCCGCCGGTGAAACGCTGACGCTGACCTACCGGGTCCGCGTCGACAACAATTTCGCGCAAGACAATCAAACCGCCTTCATCGACATCACCATCACGGTTACCGGCACCAACGACCTGCCGGTGATCACCTCGAGCGTCCCGACCATCACCTTCGAAGGCGGCACGAGCGTGCCCGGCGGTCCGCTCACCTCAGAGGTGCCGACCGCTGGAACGCTGACCTTCACCGACGTCGATCTCACCGACACCCACAAGGTGTCGGTCAAACTGACGGGAGCAACGCTGCCGGACGGCGGCACCGTGCCGCCGGGACCGCTTGCCGCCTTCGAAAAGGCGATGTCGGTCGCGATCGACACCGACAGTACCGGGTCGGGCGACGGCGTCATTGACTGGTCGCTCGCCGATTTGCCCGTCTATCTCGCCGACTTCATTCCGAAGGGCGAGGTCCTGACGCTGACCTACACGGTGACGATCACGGATTCGCAAGGCGCGACCACGACACAGACCATCACCGTCACCATCAAGGGGACCGACAGTCCGGCGGTGGTGTGGGTCGCGACGAACGCGGCCGGCTCCCCGCCCGGCGGCTTCTGGAAGGACGCCGCGAACTGGGAAACCGGCACCGTGCCGACGATCGACGACGACGTCATCGTCATCACCGATCAGCTGCACGGGCTGACGCCATCCTATCCGGTCACGATTGACGAGGCGGCGTTCGCCAAATCGCTGACCATGAACGATTTCGGCGGCCCGCCGCCGGAGGTCATCAACAAGAGCATACTGACGATCGCCGGAGCGCTCAATCTCAGCGCCGACTCGATCCTGGCCAATTCCGTGGGCGCCACGATTTCCGTCGGCGGCAAGGCGGAGATCCTGGACACCAGCGTGCTGACCAATTCCGGCACCCTGACGCTCGCGGGCGGCGGCGACTTCGCCGTCGGCGCCTCGATCACCAATGCCGGCACGATCGAGCTCACCGGCGGCACGCTCAAGACGCTGGCCGAGGTTCACGATGCCGGCGGCACTCTCAAGGTCGATGCCGGTGCGACGCTGGACATTGTCGGCGCGACCATCGACAGCGGCAAGCTGATCATCGGCGGCACATTGGTGCTGGAGGCGACGAGTTTCCTGATCAATGGCGAGCTGGACAATTCCGGCGTCGTCACCGTCATGGGGACCGTCGCTTTTGACAAGGAGACCGTCGACAACGACTCGATCATCGAAATCAAGGCCGGTGCGAAGCTGACGCTGGACCAGTGGACCACGATCGCCAATTCGTCCGGCACCATCACCGTCGATGACCATGGCGTGTTAGTCCTCAATCAGGCCGAGATTACCGGCGGCAAGCTCAACGTATCAGGCACGCTCTCCTCGAACGGTACCAGCACGATCACCAACAGCTTCATCACCAACGACAATTTGATCGAGGCGATCGGCGGCTTGCTTGCTCTCGTCGCGACGACTCCGGCCACGATCACCAACGCAGGCACTTTGCAGGCCAATGGCGGCGAGCTCGACGTCAATGGCGAGGCGGTCACCAACACCGGAACGCTGGCGGCGATCAACGACGGCATGCTGAAGCTGGTGTCGACGACGGTCACCAACACCGGCGCCACGGTTTCGGTGGACGCCGGCTCGAGGCTCGATTTCGTCGGCGCGACCATCGACGGCGGCACGCTGATGCTGTCCGGCACGCTGGTCTCGACCGGCATCAGCGCCATCGACGATGCCGACATCACCAATGTCGGCACGATCGACGTCACCGGCGGAACGCTGACGATCGATCCGCTCGTGCAGCACACCATCACCAATCAACACCTCATCACGGCGAATGGTGGCGAGCTCGACGTCACCGGCGATCTGATCGTCAACACCGGTATGCTCGAGGCGATCAACGGCGGCGTCCTGAAGCTCGACACCGTCAAGGTCACCAATACGGGTGGAACGGTGACGGTCGACGGCACATCGAAGCTGTATCTGTCGGGCGTCGAGATCGACGGCGGCAACCTCGGCAATGCCGGCCATCTCTACAGCGTTACGGGCAGCAACACCGTCACCGCAGGGGTCACCAATACCGGCACCATCGAGGTGCAGGACGGCACGCTCGATCTTGCCGGCGGCCTCAGCGGCGCCGGCTCGCTGATCATCGACAATGGCGCGACGCTCGAGCTTGCCGGCGCCACCGCGCAGACCATCAGCTTTGCCGGCGGCACCGATACGCTTCAGCTCGACAATGTCGCGGGCCAGAGCTTCACCGGCACCATCGCCGGCCAGTCCACGTCCGGCGGCACCTTCACCGCCACTGGCGCAGGCAACATCACCACGGCGAGCGGCGATGCGCTCGACTTCACGGCGTCCGGTGGCACGATCGATGCTCCCGCAGACATCGTGCTCGCGCCGACAGGTAGCCTGACGGGCGCGGCCAACGGCATCTTCGTCACCCAGAACGGCGGCGGCGACATCTCGCTGGGGGCGACAAGGGACATCACGGGCCTGAACGGCAACGGCATCTGGCTACGCGACAGCGCGAGCGGGTCCGGCAACATCACCGTGACCAATCTCACCGGCAAGGCGACCGGGACCGGCGCGGGCTCAGAGGGCGTGCTGGTCGAGAACCTCAATGCCGCCAATGACGGCGAAATCACGATCAAGCAGCTCGGCGGTGCCGCGGGTGGCGCCTACGGCATCGACGCCACGACCCACGGCGATGGCGACGTCAGCATCGAGGCGGGCGGCAATATCACCGGAGGCGCCATCTACGGCATTCGTGCGCGCAGCTATGGCACAGGCAGCGAGACCGTCACCACCGACGCTGGCAGCATCGTCACGTCCGGCAGCTCCGGCATCGTCGCGGTCAACCGGGCGACATCGATCGATGCGTCCGAGGGCAGCACGATCACCGTCAATGCCTACGGTACGATCAGCTCCGGCAGCAGCCTCAATCAGAGCGGCAGCGCGCCGGCCGGCATTCAGGTCGGCTACAACGGAAACCCGACCGGTTCGTTAGCCAATACCGACGTCAACGGCACGGTCATCGTCAACAACTACGCCAATATCACCGCAGCGGCTGGTTTCGGCATCGAAGCTCACAACTGGGGTAATGGCGACGTCACGGTGAATGACGGTGCCGGTACGACGGTGATCGCCGGTGACGTCGGCATCCGGGCCCAGACCTTGAGTGGCGGCGCAGGCGATATTACCGTCGCGCTCGGTGCCGACGCATCGGTGACAGGCACGTCGAGCTACGGCATCCTCGCCTACAGCGTCGACCAGGGCGACATTGCCGTCACGATGTCCAACGGCGACAGCATCGCCTCGGGCAGCTCGGGCATCGTGGCCGTCAACTATGCGACAGCGATCGCAGGTGGCGTTGACAGCACGATCTTCGTGACGGCGCATGGCACGATCCATTCCGGGTCCAGCCTCAATAACGACGAAACCACGCCGGGCGGGATCATCGCCGGCTACAAGCCTGAGGGTACCAAAGAGTTTTCGAGCGCGGTGAACGGCGACGTCACCGTCGAGAGCGACGCCACGATCACGGCGGATGCGGGTTTCGGTATCGAGGCCTTTACTTGGGGTGTCGGCGACATCACGGTCACAACGGGCGAGACGTCATCGATCACGGCTGCCGGCACCGCGATCGGTGCGTTCGATCATGGCGGCGGCGATGTGAGCGTCACCAATGAGGGCTCGGCCACTGGCGCGGTCGGCCTGTCCGCGCTCGCCACCGGTGCTGGCGACATCACCATCGTCAATGACGGCGACCTCACCGGCACAGGTGCGGTTGGCATCGTCGTCAAGCAGGACAGCACGGGCGCGACCGGCTCGACCCTCATCACCAACAAGGGCACGGTCGTGGGCGCGGACGGCCACGCCGCGATCTTCGTCCAGCAGAACGCCACCGGCGCGGCGCTGATCGACAATTCCGGCACCATCGGGCCCGATAATTCGAGTGCGGTGACGTCCACGACCTATGCCATCGTGGAGACCGGCGGTCACGTCACGATCAACAACACCGGCGATATCAACGGCAACATCTCGGTCGCCAGCACGACCTTCAACAATGAGGCCGGCGGTACATGGACGGTGTCCGGATCGAGCTTCTTCGGCACCTTGTCTACGTTCGGCAATGCCGGCGAGATCGATCTGCACGACGGTGCGTCGATCTCCGGTGCGGACGGTTCGGCCTTCGTCATCACCAATTCCGGCCAGATCGAGAGCTGGGGCTCCACTTCCATCACGGGCGCCATCGTCAACACCGGCAGCATCGAGATCGACAGCGGCACTTTGACGGTGTTCGGCTCGCTGTCCGGCTCCGGCTCCGTCACCATCGACGCCAATGCGACGCTCGACGTCAAGGCCACGGTCTGGCAGACCCTCACCTTCTCGGGTGCCGGCGCCGAGCTCCAGATCGATACCGCGAGTTTCGGCGGTTCGGTCGCGGGCTTCGCGGCGACCGACAAGCTGGACCTGTCGACGATCACCTTCGACGGCGGCACCACCGCGAGCTACGACGCGGAGACCGGTAACCTCGTCGTCAGCGATGCCTACGGCCACAGCATCACGGTGAAGCTGGTCGGCGACTACAGCAATGCGCATTTCGCCGGCAGTGACGACGGGACCGGCCACACGCTGATCACGCTGAACGCCGCTGACGACTCGAACGTCAATGTGTGGACGGGGAACGTCGACCAGACCTGGACGGTCGATGGCAACTGGACGCTGGACCGCATTCCGACCGCGACCGAAACCGCCTATGTCGATTCAGTTCAGGTGGTCAATCTGAACCTCGGCGATAGCGGCTACACCATCGGTGGGCTGTCACTTACCTATGTCACCGAGGTCGATATTACCGGCACCGGCTACAATCCGGATGAGGAAAGCGTCGATAGCTTCTTTGCGGTGAACGGGAAGCTGTACAATGCCGGAGCCATCTATGTGGACAAGGCAATCTTCTTGGCGTCCCAGGACGTCACGAACAAGGGGATCATCGAGGCCGACGATCCCCATGCCGTTCTGGTGCTCGGCGGTCCCTCGGGCGGTATGATCGACAATTTGGGCGGTCAGATCAATGCCGCGAATGGCGCGACGATCGATCTCTTCAACGAGATCGTCAATGGCGGGCAGATCAACGCTTCCGACGAGGGATCGATCGTCGTTCTCAACAACGCGACCTTGAATGGCACCGAGCTCAATGGCGACGGCCAAGCCATGGTAGAGGTGATCGGGGACTCCACGCTCGACGGCACGGACAGTCAGGTGCAGGTTCATCAACTCGGCATCGGCGTCCACGGCACGCTGGTGTTCGACGGGAATGTGACGGACGACGGCTCGATCGACAACCAAGGCACGATCATCGTCGAAACCGGTGCCACGACGATCACGGGCGATCTCACCGGGTTGGGCGCGGTCCAGATCATGGCCGCGAGCCTCGAGCTCGGCGGCATCTCCGATTCCGCGATCCAGTTCGTCGGCAGCGGCGTCGGCACGTTGCATCTCGACAGCACGTCGCACTTCACGTGCACGGTGACCGGGTTCAGCTATGGCGACACCATCCATCTTGCCGACATCGATACCGAAAACGTCTCGTTCACCAATTACGATGGCGCGCTACAGGTCCATTATGGAAGCGGCGACGGCGACTACTTCACCATCACCGGCGGTTACGACGAAGCTGGCTTCACGAAGGTCGATGACGGCCATGGCGGCACGGACCTGGTCTGGAGCCACCAGTCTCCGGTGATCGACACCACGCATTTCACCCACGTGCACGACGAGGCGACGAATATCGACACGGTCACGGGCCTCTCGGTCTCGGGATCGCCGACCGAAACCTACACGGTGACCGCGGAGACCGAAGGCGCGCAGGAAGGCACCGGCGTGACGCCGTCGTCCCTCGACGGCGTCTCTCTCGACCAGGTCAACACGGCTCTCCACAGCGTGACCTACGATCCGGGCGCCACCCCGCCCGATACCGACATGATTATCTTCAAGGTGACCGACAGCCTTGGCGCCAGCGACACCGTCAACTTCATCTTCGACGAAGGCGGCTCTGCTCCGGTCACGCTGACCGGCACCAGCAGCAAGGACGTCATCTTCGCCACCCAGTCCAGCGACACGCTGATCAGCGGCCGCGGGCAGGACCAGTTCGTGTTCGGCCCGGCGTCAACGACGGACGCCGTCCAGCACACCGCCTACGGCTTCGATACGACCCAGGACAAGATCGACCTGCGACAGTTCGACACCATCAATTCGGTCGCCGACCTCACCATCACGCAGCAAAATGCCGATACGCTGATCACCCTGGACGACCACGAGACGATCCTGCTCAAGAACGTGGTGGCCGGCAACCTGCATGCCGGCGATTTCATCGTCACGAACCACGGCACGACGTAG
- a CDS encoding transglutaminase-like cysteine peptidase, with translation METVAHSRVWRAVLLLCGLILFGSAADLRAGTLLSPGSAVNVRKSAEPFGVFAFAISAGRVRDKWFHLKDRLDDEMVQLALCDGDRDNCVSPAALKLLAIVDQARSREGRARLGEANRAINLAIKAASDGADDIWNSPLATFQRGAGDCEDYAIAKLAALRLVGIPPEDLRIVFVRDTQVGAEHAVVAARLDGHWLMLDNRRMAMVEDDAARIYQPLFVFYQSAVLKYVDEPAFVAAPDSSRAAVIAAR, from the coding sequence ATGGAGACCGTTGCTCACTCGCGCGTCTGGCGCGCAGTCCTGCTGTTGTGCGGACTGATCCTGTTCGGATCGGCCGCCGATCTTCGCGCCGGCACGCTGCTGTCGCCCGGGTCTGCCGTCAACGTGCGGAAATCCGCCGAGCCGTTCGGCGTGTTCGCCTTCGCGATCTCCGCAGGTCGCGTCCGCGACAAGTGGTTCCACCTGAAAGACAGGCTCGACGACGAGATGGTGCAGCTCGCGCTGTGCGACGGCGACCGCGACAACTGTGTCTCACCCGCCGCATTGAAGCTGCTCGCCATCGTCGACCAGGCGCGTAGCCGCGAAGGCCGCGCCCGCCTCGGCGAAGCCAACCGCGCCATCAATCTCGCGATCAAGGCGGCCAGTGACGGTGCCGACGACATCTGGAACTCGCCGCTCGCCACCTTCCAGCGCGGCGCAGGCGATTGCGAGGATTATGCGATCGCAAAGCTCGCCGCGCTCCGCCTCGTGGGCATTCCGCCGGAGGATCTGCGCATCGTTTTCGTGCGCGACACGCAAGTCGGCGCGGAGCATGCGGTCGTGGCCGCCAGGCTCGACGGCCACTGGCTGATGCTCGACAACCGCCGCATGGCCATGGTCGAAGATGACGCGGCGCGGATCTATCAGCCGCTGTTCGTGTTCTATCAGTCCGCGGTGCTGAAATATGTCGACGAGCCGGCTTTCGTCGCGGCGCCTGACAGCAGCCGCGCGGCGGTGATCGCGGCGCGCTGA
- a CDS encoding ABC transporter substrate-binding protein, with translation MSKSFLAFGLAAGAMVLTCLPAAAQIKVTNEGISANEIVIGTHQDLSGPVKGWGVPVSNGMKMAVEEINRAGGINGRKVRLVVEDSGYDPKKAVLASQKLVERDKIFAMVGPMGSPTVLAAQDTLFDAGVLQLFPLSSAEFTFKFDPNKPQERLKFSNLLPYVESTRAALKYMKELKNFEKPCIMYQDDEYGKNVLDGFNQQLQAMKVQPASVTSYKRGASDFSAQVAKMKSDGCDLVVLGTVIRETIGAMSEARKLGWDVTFLGATPTNVLEVPTLGKDAVEGLYAASGFEIPYEDTAKGKVHDWLVNYKKMFNSDANTQAIIGYNAVMTFAFYAQKAGKDLTGQKMLDSLESGEKFLDIFNSPPTKFTKTDHLANTITQVQQVKGGRWVLVKDNLMF, from the coding sequence ATGTCGAAATCGTTTTTGGCGTTCGGCCTGGCGGCAGGTGCGATGGTGCTCACCTGTCTGCCGGCCGCGGCGCAGATCAAGGTCACCAATGAAGGCATCTCGGCAAACGAGATCGTTATCGGCACCCACCAGGATCTGTCGGGCCCTGTCAAGGGATGGGGGGTGCCCGTTTCCAACGGCATGAAGATGGCGGTGGAGGAGATCAATAGGGCGGGCGGTATCAACGGCCGCAAGGTTCGACTGGTGGTCGAAGACAGTGGATACGATCCGAAGAAGGCCGTGTTGGCGTCGCAGAAGCTGGTCGAGCGCGACAAGATATTTGCCATGGTCGGCCCGATGGGCTCGCCGACAGTGCTTGCCGCGCAGGACACCCTGTTCGACGCCGGCGTGCTGCAGCTGTTCCCCCTGAGCTCGGCCGAATTCACCTTCAAGTTCGACCCCAACAAGCCTCAGGAGCGGCTGAAATTCAGCAACCTCCTGCCCTATGTGGAGAGCACGCGCGCTGCGCTCAAGTACATGAAGGAACTCAAGAACTTCGAGAAACCCTGCATCATGTACCAGGACGATGAGTACGGCAAAAACGTGCTGGATGGCTTCAACCAACAGCTCCAGGCCATGAAGGTGCAGCCGGCCTCGGTGACGAGCTACAAGCGTGGCGCCTCCGATTTCAGCGCGCAGGTCGCCAAGATGAAATCCGACGGCTGCGATCTCGTCGTGCTCGGCACCGTGATCCGCGAGACCATCGGCGCGATGTCGGAAGCGAGGAAGCTCGGCTGGGACGTTACCTTCCTAGGCGCCACGCCGACCAACGTGCTGGAAGTGCCGACGCTGGGCAAGGATGCCGTCGAAGGGCTCTATGCGGCGAGCGGCTTCGAGATCCCGTACGAGGATACGGCGAAGGGCAAGGTCCACGACTGGCTCGTCAACTACAAGAAGATGTTCAATTCGGACGCCAATACGCAGGCGATCATCGGCTATAACGCGGTGATGACGTTCGCTTTCTATGCGCAGAAGGCGGGCAAGGATCTCACCGGACAGAAGATGCTGGACTCGCTGGAGTCTGGCGAGAAGTTTCTCGACATCTTCAACTCGCCGCCGACGAAGTTCACCAAGACCGATCACCTCGCCAACACCATCACCCAGGTGCAGCAGGTCAAGGGCGGCCGCTGGGTGCTCGTGAAGGACAATCTGATGTTCTGA